The following coding sequences are from one Haliotis asinina isolate JCU_RB_2024 chromosome 3, JCU_Hal_asi_v2, whole genome shotgun sequence window:
- the LOC137276985 gene encoding apoptosis regulator BAX-like, with product MTYLPVMMTNHGLPLQQRRGSAALLTPLVIPPRDSLPNDDLVEEGKELFHNFVLEDIQREELSVDDLTAQISTPAGYKNPMWAKTGRELRHMADEFAKTKERQRLANRAASVDISSVTFEQFRDLLSELFHHNDFTKERVMILFCFCSDLAVRGLKIGVELCCQVVSWSLRFITDTVCSIIQTLGGWSQVVSRNGEGPLGYVVVAVVAVVGTVLVMRYLKQ from the exons ATGACATACTTACCTGTAATGATGACCAACCACGGTCTGCCTCTGCAACAGCGACGGGGGAGCGCCGCTCTCCTCACCCCTCTCGTGATTCCCCCTCGGGATTCCCTCCCAAATGACGACCTGGTTGAGGAGGGGAAGGAACTGTTTCATAATTTCGTTTTGGAGGATATTCAAAGGGAGGAACTGAGCGTGGACGACTTGACAGCCCAAATCAG CACCCCAGCCGGTTACAAAAATCCAATGTGGGCAAAGACCGGACGTGAACTACGGCACATGGCGGATGAATTTGCCAAAACTAAAGAAAGACAGCGATTGGCCAACAGAGCAGCTTCA GTGGACATCAGTTCGGTAACGTTTGAGCAGTTCCGTGACTTGCTGTCGGAGCTGTTTCACCACAACGACTTCACCAAAGAGAGGGTGATGATCCTGTTCTGTTTTTGCTCAGACTTGGCTGTCCGAGGGTTGAAGATTGGCGTGGAGTTATGTTGTCAAGTGGTCAGCTGGTCACTCAGATTTATCACCGATACAGTGTGCTCAATCATACAGACGTTAGGAGGATGG AGTCAAGTTGTGAGTCGTAATGGCGAGGGTCCCTTGGGCTATGTCGTGGTGGCAGTGGTCGCGGTGGTGGGGACAGTCCTCGTCATGAGGTACCTGAAACAGTGA